Within Halobacterium jilantaiense, the genomic segment TGGACGAGGGCGAACGGCTCCCGTTGCGAGTGCGTGCCGTGGATGGATAGCGTCGTGACGGACCCGAGCAGCTCGCAGAGGTCGGCCGCGAGCCGGTGCTCCCGGTCGCCGCGGGGGTCGCCCGGGAACACGCGGTTCAGGTCGGAGTCCAGATACCGCGTCCCGGCCGCGACCGCCGCCGGGTTCGCGACGACGAACAGCACGCCGCGACGCAGGTCGAGGTCGGCGGCGCGGAGCCGCCGCACCGCCCGGACGCCGCTGGGCTCGTCGCCGTGGACGCCACCGACGACCGCCACCTCCGGTTCGCCCGGTCCGGCGACTGTCACCTCGGGCGGCACGTACTCTGTCCCCGGCTGCCCGGGGTCGCCGCCGGCCGTCACAGCAGGAACGTGACGACCGCGAGCACGACGAAGATGACGACCAGCCACTTCGCGATGCTCATGCTCAGCCCGGCGATGCCGCGCGCACCCAGGACCGCTGCGACCAGCGCGAGCACCAGGAACAGGACAGCGAGCCCGATGAGGTCGCCGCCGAACTGGAGCGGCGTCACCTGCGCCAGCAACCCGGCTCCCCGTCCCGCTGTCGGTGTGAACACCATACCCGTGTGTCGGCCTCGGGGCAGTTTGTTACACCATCCATAGGCGGTCGGTGGCCGCGGACTACTCGCAGCGGTCGACGGTGAGTCGGCCACCGAGTTCGTGCTCGGACGGCGGGCTGACGGTGACGTCCTCGCTCGCGAGTCTGGCCTTCACCGCCGCCGTGTACACCGACCGCGCCGCCAACACGTCCGCGGGCCGCGGGCGTTCCAGCCAGTAGTGGACGTCCACAAACACGACGCCCTCGCCGATTTCGCCGACGTACGCCCTCGGCGCGGGGTCCTCGACCACGTCCTCGACGCCCTCGGCGGCGTCGGTGACGTACTCCAGCACGTCCGCCAGGTCCTCCTCGTAGTCCACGGCCACGCGTGTCGTGAGCCGGTGGCGCTCGCGGCCGTACGGCCGCACGATGGCCTCGCTCGTGAGCACGGTGTTCGGCACCGTCACGAGGTCGCCGTTCGGCGTCTCGACGCGGGTCGCACGCAACTGGATAGACTGGACGGTGCCCTCGTGGTCGCCCCACTCGATGTAGTTCCCGACGCTGAACTCCCGGTCGAACACCAGCACTAGCCCGCTCACGAGCGACCCGAGGACCGTCTGGGCCGCGACACCGACGGCCAGCGTACCGGCCGCCACCACGAGCGCGGAGTCCGAGAGGAACTGCCCGTAGCCCGCGACAGACACACCCACCACCGCGCCGAGCGCGACGAACACCACGCGGACGTAGCGCTCGATGGCCTCTTGCACGGTTGGGTTCTCGCGGTTTCGGCGTCGCACCGCGCGACCGACCAACGGCTCCACGACGAGCCAGCCGACGGCCACGACGACGACGAGCCCCGCGAGGAACCACGACAGGTCGACGACCACAGGCACCAGGTCGAGGACCTCCTCCGGACCCGGGTCACTGGGCGTGACCGTCGACGACAGCCCGGGGGCGCGTATCGCGGTCATCTCCCTGCCGGTGGACGCGCTCGGCGAGCCAATGTTATGCAGTGAGTACGCCACAGACCGACACACACCACTATACGTCTCGCTCGCGTTGTTAGAATCATGACGAGTGACGAGGTCACCCGACTGCTCCGCACCGCCTACCAAGACGAAATCGAGACCGTCATGAACTACATGACGAACTCCATCGTGCTCGACGGCGTCCGCGCGGAAGCCATCAAGGAGTCCCTCGAGACGGACATCCAGGAGGAACTCGGGCACGCCGAACAGCTCGGTCACCGCCTCAAACAGCTCGACGAGGCCCCGCCCGCGTCCGGCGAGTTCGAAGCCCACCAGGACTCCCTCCAGCCGCCCGAGGACAGCACGGACGTGCTCTCCGTCATCGACGGCGTCCTGGAAGCAGAGGAAGACGCTATCGAGACGTACCGGTCGCTCGTCCACGCCGCCGAGGACGCCGACGACCCCGTGACCGAGGACATCGCCGTCACCATTCTCGCCGACGAGGAAGCCCACCGCACCGAGTTCCGGGGCTTCCGCACCGAGTACGCGTCGAACTAACTGCGTCGCCGAAACCGCTGGGTTTTCCGCCGGCCGGCGACTACGCCGCGAGCATGAACACCACGTTCGTCGTGCTCGCAACGCTCGCCGGCGTCACCATCGGCGCTATCTTCGCGTTCCTCCGAATCCCCGTGCCCGCCCCGCACTCGCTCGGCGGCGTCATGGGCGTCTTCGGTATCTGGCTCGGCTACCGCATCATCGACCACGTCGGCGTCGGCTTCGACGCCGTCGAGTACCTCGGCCTGTAACCGCAGCGAACAGCGGCGAAAACGAGTCGCGTCGGGGGCTCAGTACGAGCGGTTCTTCGGCTCGTAGGTCTGGTCGTGCCCTTCGAGCAGCACCGGCCGGTACCAGAGTTCGGGGTCGCCGTCGTTCCACGACACCATCGTGTGCTTGAGCCACTCGTCGTCCTTGCGCTCCTGGTGTTCCTTCCGCCAGTGCGCGCCACGGAACTCGTCGCGGGCGAGCGCGCCCATCGTGATGGCTTCGGCGACGTCCAGCAGATTCCGCGTCTCGATGGTGTGCTGGAGGTCCGTGTTGAACGTCCGGGACTTGTCAGCGACGTAGACGTCCTGGTAGCGCTCCCGGGCCTCTTGGATGTCTTCTAAGGCCTGTTCGAGGTTCTCCTCCTGACGGAACACGTTCACGTTCTCCGTCATCGACTGCTGGAGCTCCGCGCGCACGTCGGCGTGGTTCACGCCGTCCTCGCGCCCGAGCAGCGTCTCGATGCGCTCCTCCTCGGTGACTTCGGCGTCGGCCACGACGTCCTCCGGGGAGCGCGCG encodes:
- a CDS encoding ferritin-like domain-containing protein, which codes for MTSDEVTRLLRTAYQDEIETVMNYMTNSIVLDGVRAEAIKESLETDIQEELGHAEQLGHRLKQLDEAPPASGEFEAHQDSLQPPEDSTDVLSVIDGVLEAEEDAIETYRSLVHAAEDADDPVTEDIAVTILADEEAHRTEFRGFRTEYASN
- a CDS encoding DUF1328 family protein, encoding MVFTPTAGRGAGLLAQVTPLQFGGDLIGLAVLFLVLALVAAVLGARGIAGLSMSIAKWLVVIFVVLAVVTFLL
- a CDS encoding XapX domain-containing protein, with the translated sequence MNTTFVVLATLAGVTIGAIFAFLRIPVPAPHSLGGVMGVFGIWLGYRIIDHVGVGFDAVEYLGL
- a CDS encoding mechanosensitive ion channel family protein produces the protein MTAIRAPGLSSTVTPSDPGPEEVLDLVPVVVDLSWFLAGLVVVVAVGWLVVEPLVGRAVRRRNRENPTVQEAIERYVRVVFVALGAVVGVSVAGYGQFLSDSALVVAAGTLAVGVAAQTVLGSLVSGLVLVFDREFSVGNYIEWGDHEGTVQSIQLRATRVETPNGDLVTVPNTVLTSEAIVRPYGRERHRLTTRVAVDYEEDLADVLEYVTDAAEGVEDVVEDPAPRAYVGEIGEGVVFVDVHYWLERPRPADVLAARSVYTAAVKARLASEDVTVSPPSEHELGGRLTVDRCE